From Microplitis mediator isolate UGA2020A chromosome 11, iyMicMedi2.1, whole genome shotgun sequence, one genomic window encodes:
- the LOC130676843 gene encoding mucin-2-like isoform X3, whose translation MSLETLLEAARYVEQQEKKRERAASTSSSSDHSFAVAPYSNHHNSNEPRGAKLKRERSEPDDLFCEEKMLIIDEEDPLDISRSNGNHATGLRASPVIASTRSLGNQNSITHITSHHQHPHHHHNYQQQPQPQSQSQPQPQPQPQPIQHHNNHNSATHNHYVDNYNSNHTSSSGNGGTSMSTDESAHDSKKHRNGPCVIRSGTREVHNKLEKNRRAHLKECFELLKKQLPAQDEKKSSNLSILHAAIRHIQLLVRKERDNEHEMEKLAREKIASQQRIVALKKELAGRWPHLDFNQILKESNLAVDTSGSKNLAEAMDVDVSASLARGGTRYSSTSSLSSAATANSPQNHHQSTGTVTQSTSIQNQTATAAVVCQTQGLNLAQSSRESPPTISSPGASTPSIPTPAQEKVTSPTVVQQSHQLHLPISAQMLNTSQGLATIVPTLQHLGPGLRVIPGDTRQLLVTHTTGNNETRPLTLAVQNSTDQSPRPLIAVQSQAGTDPRPVALVVHSTAANDNRVTFVHSNLSNQERPLALAVQSTASDVRPVTFVHSGNEGRPLVLAAHPPPLNVTTAQTRIRSGETQTTHKMVGGVTLVGGNGSELTRLPGGAELNILPATGVFRSVKTQSLAVQGGLTLSHAGVSLQQSGKQTTAMMQNVPTSESIAHIVGQHTSLSGLTPIMTPMTVVSQGNNQVTAHILAPSNLTGKMITTPILKSVGQVPLVNAQYLNTTIVKPVVVVSTSANSTSPTITSTTQPSVTTHSNV comes from the exons ATGAGTCTCGAGACACTTTTGGAAGCGGCACGTTACGTTGAACAGCAAGAGAAGAAGAGGGAACGTGCTGCAAGTACATCCTCTTCTTCAGATCACTCTTTTGCGGTAGCGCCTTATTCTAATCATCACAATTCTAATGAACCACGTG gTGCTAAATTAAAGAGAGAAAGATCCGAGCCAGATGACCTGTTTTGTGAGGAGAAAATGCTGATAATTGATG aagAAGATCCTCTGGACATCAGCAGATCTAATGGGAACCATGCGACAGGACTGCGTGCCAGCCCGGTGATAGCAAGCACTAGGTCCCTCGGCAATCAAAATTCCATAACTCACATTACAAGCCATCATCAGCATCCACATCATCATCACAATTACCAGCAACAGCCTCAGCCTCAGTCACAGTCTCAACCTCAGCCCCAGCCTCAGCCTCAGCCTATTCAGCATCACAATAATCACAACAGTGCAACGCACAATCATTATgtcgataattataattctaatCACACTTCGAGCAGTGGAAATGGTGGGACGTCGATGTCCACTGATGAGTCTGCCCATGATAGTAAAAAACATCGAAATGg acccTGTGTTATCAGATCTGGTACCAGAGAAGTTCacaataaattagaaaaaaatagaagagcTCATTTGAAAGAatgttttgaattattaaaaaaacaactacCAGCTCAAGATGAAAAAAAGTCATCTAATTTATCAATTCTTCATGCAGCCATCAGACACATacaa ttattagtAAGAAAAGAGAGAGATAATGAACACGAGATGGAAAAACTGGCTCGTGAAAAAATAGCATCACAACAGAGGATAGTGGCATTAAAAAAAGAGTTGGCTGGTAGATGGCCGCATCTTGATTTCAATCAGATATTAAAGGAGTCAAACCTTGCTGTCGATACATCTGGATCTAAAAATC tAGCAGAGGCAATGGACGTTGATGTGTCGGCAAGTTTAGCACGTGGTGGCACACGTTACAGCAGCACAAGTAGTCTAAGTAGTGCAGCAACAGCAAATTCACCCCAAAATCATCATCAGTCGACTGGTACAGTGACTCAGTCAACGTCGATCCAAAATCAAACGGCTACTGCTGCTGTTGTATGCCAGACACAAGGTTTAAATCTCGCTCAAAGTTCTAGAGAAAGTCCGCCAACAATTTCTAGTCCTGGAGCATCAACACCTAGCATTCCTACTCCTGCGCag gaaAAAGTAACATCTCCAACAGTGGTACAGCAATCTCACCAATTACATTTACCGATAAGTGCCCAAATGTTAAACACAAGTCAGGGTTTGGCGACAATAGTACCGACACTGCAGCATCTTGGTCCAGGTTTGCGGGTGATACCCGGGGACACGCGACAACTGCTGGTGACACACACAACTGGCAACAATGAAACGCGTCCTCTGACATTGGCTGTGCAGAATTCAACGGATCAGTCACCGCGGCCGCTTATTGCGGTCCAATCCCAGGCTGGCACAGATCCAAGACCGGTTGCTCTGGTGGTACACTCGACAGCAGCAAATGACAATCGCGTTACTTTTGTACATTCAAATCTTTCTAATCAAGAACGGCCACTAGCTCTAGCCGTCCAGTCGACTGCCAGTGATGTGCGCCCGGTTACTTTTGTCCACTCGGGTAATGAAGGAAGACCTTTAGTTCTTGCAGCACATCCGCCGCCTCTCAATGTTACta CGGCACAAACAAGAATAAGATCCGGAGAAACTCAAACAACACACAAAATGGTCGGTGGTGTGACACTAGTCGGTGGTAATGGATCTGAATTAACTAGACTACCTGGTGGCgctgaattaaatattttaccagCAACTGGTGTCTTCCGTTCAGTCAAGACACAATCACTTGCTGTACAAggag gaCTGACATTGAGCCACGCCGGAGTTTCACTTCAACAATCAGGGAAACAGACAACGGCGATGATGCAAAACGTACCCACCAGCGAGAGTATCGCCCACATAGTAGGTCAGCACACATCACTATCCGGACTTACACCAATAATGACACCAATGACCGTCGTGTCGCAGGGAAACAATCAAGTGACGGCTCACATTCTCGCTCCGTCAAACCTGACGGGCAAAATGATAACAACGCCGATCCTCAAGTCCGTTGGGCAAGTGCCCCTCGTTAATGCTCAGTATCTTAACACAACAATCGTCAAACCAGTCGTCGTCGTCAGCACGTCAGCCAACTCAACGTCACCTACAATAACTTCCACAACACAGCCTTCCGTAACGACGCATTCAAATGTCTGA
- the LOC130676843 gene encoding mucin-2-like isoform X1: MGMLLMTQDGAPLIVEHMNFGVTKPTHIGLNSCSEGGAGTRGAAGGEGVNHVDINNDKDTTSMCNNKNELTRFPVFGIISRDNYNNTCEDEKQLVRRMPPPPKKKWMRHYLLEEDPLDISRSNGNHATGLRASPVIASTRSLGNQNSITHITSHHQHPHHHHNYQQQPQPQSQSQPQPQPQPQPIQHHNNHNSATHNHYVDNYNSNHTSSSGNGGTSMSTDESAHDSKKHRNGPCVIRSGTREVHNKLEKNRRAHLKECFELLKKQLPAQDEKKSSNLSILHAAIRHIQLLVRKERDNEHEMEKLAREKIASQQRIVALKKELAGRWPHLDFNQILKESNLAVDTSGSKNLAEAMDVDVSASLARGGTRYSSTSSLSSAATANSPQNHHQSTGTVTQSTSIQNQTATAAVVCQTQGLNLAQSSRESPPTISSPGASTPSIPTPAQEKVTSPTVVQQSHQLHLPISAQMLNTSQGLATIVPTLQHLGPGLRVIPGDTRQLLVTHTTGNNETRPLTLAVQNSTDQSPRPLIAVQSQAGTDPRPVALVVHSTAANDNRVTFVHSNLSNQERPLALAVQSTASDVRPVTFVHSGNEGRPLVLAAHPPPLNVTTAQTRIRSGETQTTHKMVGGVTLVGGNGSELTRLPGGAELNILPATGVFRSVKTQSLAVQGGLTLSHAGVSLQQSGKQTTAMMQNVPTSESIAHIVGQHTSLSGLTPIMTPMTVVSQGNNQVTAHILAPSNLTGKMITTPILKSVGQVPLVNAQYLNTTIVKPVVVVSTSANSTSPTITSTTQPSVTTHSNV, translated from the exons atgggaaTGCTGTTGATGACGCAAGATGGTGCACCTCTGATTGTCGAGCACATGAACTTTGGCGTGACAAAGCCAACCCATATTGGGTTAAATAGTTGTAGTGAGGGTGGAGCGGGAACAAGGGGCGCCGCCGGAGGCGAAGGTGTTAATCACgtagatattaataatgataaggaTACAACTAGTATGTGTAACAATAAAAACGAACTGACGAGGTTTCCGGTCTTTGGGATTATCAGTcgtgataattataataatacttGTGAGGATGAAAAACAGCTAGTTCGCCGGATGCCACCgccaccgaaaaaaaaatggatgcGACACTACCTGCTCG aagAAGATCCTCTGGACATCAGCAGATCTAATGGGAACCATGCGACAGGACTGCGTGCCAGCCCGGTGATAGCAAGCACTAGGTCCCTCGGCAATCAAAATTCCATAACTCACATTACAAGCCATCATCAGCATCCACATCATCATCACAATTACCAGCAACAGCCTCAGCCTCAGTCACAGTCTCAACCTCAGCCCCAGCCTCAGCCTCAGCCTATTCAGCATCACAATAATCACAACAGTGCAACGCACAATCATTATgtcgataattataattctaatCACACTTCGAGCAGTGGAAATGGTGGGACGTCGATGTCCACTGATGAGTCTGCCCATGATAGTAAAAAACATCGAAATGg acccTGTGTTATCAGATCTGGTACCAGAGAAGTTCacaataaattagaaaaaaatagaagagcTCATTTGAAAGAatgttttgaattattaaaaaaacaactacCAGCTCAAGATGAAAAAAAGTCATCTAATTTATCAATTCTTCATGCAGCCATCAGACACATacaa ttattagtAAGAAAAGAGAGAGATAATGAACACGAGATGGAAAAACTGGCTCGTGAAAAAATAGCATCACAACAGAGGATAGTGGCATTAAAAAAAGAGTTGGCTGGTAGATGGCCGCATCTTGATTTCAATCAGATATTAAAGGAGTCAAACCTTGCTGTCGATACATCTGGATCTAAAAATC tAGCAGAGGCAATGGACGTTGATGTGTCGGCAAGTTTAGCACGTGGTGGCACACGTTACAGCAGCACAAGTAGTCTAAGTAGTGCAGCAACAGCAAATTCACCCCAAAATCATCATCAGTCGACTGGTACAGTGACTCAGTCAACGTCGATCCAAAATCAAACGGCTACTGCTGCTGTTGTATGCCAGACACAAGGTTTAAATCTCGCTCAAAGTTCTAGAGAAAGTCCGCCAACAATTTCTAGTCCTGGAGCATCAACACCTAGCATTCCTACTCCTGCGCag gaaAAAGTAACATCTCCAACAGTGGTACAGCAATCTCACCAATTACATTTACCGATAAGTGCCCAAATGTTAAACACAAGTCAGGGTTTGGCGACAATAGTACCGACACTGCAGCATCTTGGTCCAGGTTTGCGGGTGATACCCGGGGACACGCGACAACTGCTGGTGACACACACAACTGGCAACAATGAAACGCGTCCTCTGACATTGGCTGTGCAGAATTCAACGGATCAGTCACCGCGGCCGCTTATTGCGGTCCAATCCCAGGCTGGCACAGATCCAAGACCGGTTGCTCTGGTGGTACACTCGACAGCAGCAAATGACAATCGCGTTACTTTTGTACATTCAAATCTTTCTAATCAAGAACGGCCACTAGCTCTAGCCGTCCAGTCGACTGCCAGTGATGTGCGCCCGGTTACTTTTGTCCACTCGGGTAATGAAGGAAGACCTTTAGTTCTTGCAGCACATCCGCCGCCTCTCAATGTTACta CGGCACAAACAAGAATAAGATCCGGAGAAACTCAAACAACACACAAAATGGTCGGTGGTGTGACACTAGTCGGTGGTAATGGATCTGAATTAACTAGACTACCTGGTGGCgctgaattaaatattttaccagCAACTGGTGTCTTCCGTTCAGTCAAGACACAATCACTTGCTGTACAAggag gaCTGACATTGAGCCACGCCGGAGTTTCACTTCAACAATCAGGGAAACAGACAACGGCGATGATGCAAAACGTACCCACCAGCGAGAGTATCGCCCACATAGTAGGTCAGCACACATCACTATCCGGACTTACACCAATAATGACACCAATGACCGTCGTGTCGCAGGGAAACAATCAAGTGACGGCTCACATTCTCGCTCCGTCAAACCTGACGGGCAAAATGATAACAACGCCGATCCTCAAGTCCGTTGGGCAAGTGCCCCTCGTTAATGCTCAGTATCTTAACACAACAATCGTCAAACCAGTCGTCGTCGTCAGCACGTCAGCCAACTCAACGTCACCTACAATAACTTCCACAACACAGCCTTCCGTAACGACGCATTCAAATGTCTGA
- the LOC130676843 gene encoding mucin-2-like isoform X2 produces the protein MGMLLMTQDGAPLIVEHMNFGVTKPTHIGLNSCSEGGAGTRGAAGGEGVNHVDINNDKDTTSMCNNKNELTRFPVFGIISRDNYNNTCEDEKQLVRRMPPPPKKKWMRHYLLEEDPLDISRSNGNHATGLRASPVIASTRSLGNQNSITHITSHHQHPHHHHNYQQQPQPQSQSQPQPQPQPQPIQHHNNHNSATHNHYVDNYNSNHTSSSGNGGTSMSTDESAHDSKKHRNGPCVIRSGTREVHNKLEKNRRAHLKECFELLKKQLPAQDEKKSSNLSILHAAIRHIQLLVRKERDNEHEMEKLAREKIASQQRIVALKKELAGRWPHLDFNQILKESNLAVDTSGSKNPEAMDVDVSASLARGGTRYSSTSSLSSAATANSPQNHHQSTGTVTQSTSIQNQTATAAVVCQTQGLNLAQSSRESPPTISSPGASTPSIPTPAQEKVTSPTVVQQSHQLHLPISAQMLNTSQGLATIVPTLQHLGPGLRVIPGDTRQLLVTHTTGNNETRPLTLAVQNSTDQSPRPLIAVQSQAGTDPRPVALVVHSTAANDNRVTFVHSNLSNQERPLALAVQSTASDVRPVTFVHSGNEGRPLVLAAHPPPLNVTTAQTRIRSGETQTTHKMVGGVTLVGGNGSELTRLPGGAELNILPATGVFRSVKTQSLAVQGGLTLSHAGVSLQQSGKQTTAMMQNVPTSESIAHIVGQHTSLSGLTPIMTPMTVVSQGNNQVTAHILAPSNLTGKMITTPILKSVGQVPLVNAQYLNTTIVKPVVVVSTSANSTSPTITSTTQPSVTTHSNV, from the exons atgggaaTGCTGTTGATGACGCAAGATGGTGCACCTCTGATTGTCGAGCACATGAACTTTGGCGTGACAAAGCCAACCCATATTGGGTTAAATAGTTGTAGTGAGGGTGGAGCGGGAACAAGGGGCGCCGCCGGAGGCGAAGGTGTTAATCACgtagatattaataatgataaggaTACAACTAGTATGTGTAACAATAAAAACGAACTGACGAGGTTTCCGGTCTTTGGGATTATCAGTcgtgataattataataatacttGTGAGGATGAAAAACAGCTAGTTCGCCGGATGCCACCgccaccgaaaaaaaaatggatgcGACACTACCTGCTCG aagAAGATCCTCTGGACATCAGCAGATCTAATGGGAACCATGCGACAGGACTGCGTGCCAGCCCGGTGATAGCAAGCACTAGGTCCCTCGGCAATCAAAATTCCATAACTCACATTACAAGCCATCATCAGCATCCACATCATCATCACAATTACCAGCAACAGCCTCAGCCTCAGTCACAGTCTCAACCTCAGCCCCAGCCTCAGCCTCAGCCTATTCAGCATCACAATAATCACAACAGTGCAACGCACAATCATTATgtcgataattataattctaatCACACTTCGAGCAGTGGAAATGGTGGGACGTCGATGTCCACTGATGAGTCTGCCCATGATAGTAAAAAACATCGAAATGg acccTGTGTTATCAGATCTGGTACCAGAGAAGTTCacaataaattagaaaaaaatagaagagcTCATTTGAAAGAatgttttgaattattaaaaaaacaactacCAGCTCAAGATGAAAAAAAGTCATCTAATTTATCAATTCTTCATGCAGCCATCAGACACATacaa ttattagtAAGAAAAGAGAGAGATAATGAACACGAGATGGAAAAACTGGCTCGTGAAAAAATAGCATCACAACAGAGGATAGTGGCATTAAAAAAAGAGTTGGCTGGTAGATGGCCGCATCTTGATTTCAATCAGATATTAAAGGAGTCAAACCTTGCTGTCGATACATCTGGATCTAAAAATC CAGAGGCAATGGACGTTGATGTGTCGGCAAGTTTAGCACGTGGTGGCACACGTTACAGCAGCACAAGTAGTCTAAGTAGTGCAGCAACAGCAAATTCACCCCAAAATCATCATCAGTCGACTGGTACAGTGACTCAGTCAACGTCGATCCAAAATCAAACGGCTACTGCTGCTGTTGTATGCCAGACACAAGGTTTAAATCTCGCTCAAAGTTCTAGAGAAAGTCCGCCAACAATTTCTAGTCCTGGAGCATCAACACCTAGCATTCCTACTCCTGCGCag gaaAAAGTAACATCTCCAACAGTGGTACAGCAATCTCACCAATTACATTTACCGATAAGTGCCCAAATGTTAAACACAAGTCAGGGTTTGGCGACAATAGTACCGACACTGCAGCATCTTGGTCCAGGTTTGCGGGTGATACCCGGGGACACGCGACAACTGCTGGTGACACACACAACTGGCAACAATGAAACGCGTCCTCTGACATTGGCTGTGCAGAATTCAACGGATCAGTCACCGCGGCCGCTTATTGCGGTCCAATCCCAGGCTGGCACAGATCCAAGACCGGTTGCTCTGGTGGTACACTCGACAGCAGCAAATGACAATCGCGTTACTTTTGTACATTCAAATCTTTCTAATCAAGAACGGCCACTAGCTCTAGCCGTCCAGTCGACTGCCAGTGATGTGCGCCCGGTTACTTTTGTCCACTCGGGTAATGAAGGAAGACCTTTAGTTCTTGCAGCACATCCGCCGCCTCTCAATGTTACta CGGCACAAACAAGAATAAGATCCGGAGAAACTCAAACAACACACAAAATGGTCGGTGGTGTGACACTAGTCGGTGGTAATGGATCTGAATTAACTAGACTACCTGGTGGCgctgaattaaatattttaccagCAACTGGTGTCTTCCGTTCAGTCAAGACACAATCACTTGCTGTACAAggag gaCTGACATTGAGCCACGCCGGAGTTTCACTTCAACAATCAGGGAAACAGACAACGGCGATGATGCAAAACGTACCCACCAGCGAGAGTATCGCCCACATAGTAGGTCAGCACACATCACTATCCGGACTTACACCAATAATGACACCAATGACCGTCGTGTCGCAGGGAAACAATCAAGTGACGGCTCACATTCTCGCTCCGTCAAACCTGACGGGCAAAATGATAACAACGCCGATCCTCAAGTCCGTTGGGCAAGTGCCCCTCGTTAATGCTCAGTATCTTAACACAACAATCGTCAAACCAGTCGTCGTCGTCAGCACGTCAGCCAACTCAACGTCACCTACAATAACTTCCACAACACAGCCTTCCGTAACGACGCATTCAAATGTCTGA